One window of the Pedobacter ginsengisoli genome contains the following:
- a CDS encoding ThuA domain-containing protein, which yields MMKRLKFAIASLIFLFASAFAIKAQPVIHVNQVAYDLAGPKQAVISLEGGSLELKKFTLINASDQKISFSAALKTAGSVAEWFPDRQFYTADFSSFNKPGKYKIDVLFKGKHCTSASFDISAQALAVNTLPSIINYYKKQRANTPQELEADKKMLLFGSEKRVDVHGGWGDASGDISKYFSHLAYANFMSPQQIPLVVWSMVNATEKMPVLLDKLKMKEDLQAEALWGADYMMRSLSDEGYFYMTVFSYFKQDASARRIVGLEANSVTTADYQCAFREGGGMAIASLARISLWGRNGDYQANEYLKAAERAYAHLAVNNLKYTDDGKENIIDDYCALMAATELWVATDSSYYKEEARKRASNLRNRITDKGYFIADDKDRPFWHAADAGLPVVALVRYLDKEQETKYRTQTLAVIKKAIDGNLEVTKSVNNPFGYARQYFKLNGKVKQGFFIPHENETGWWWQGENARLGSLATASLLGGRLIYPEKSGWGVRKDIELYAEQQLSWILGSNPYSMCFMYGFGQKNVPYMASLFGHGSQKGGISNGITGKDGNADGSGIDFKTEAGGNEWRWTEQWIPHAAWFLQALTAIETLNEPKIDKPLFKVLALAENGGHHIAFTKAARPWLDEFAKKHHFVIDYIDNTNKIDSTFLKQYKLVIQLDYPPYAWKPNAVKAFEDYIDNGKGGWLGFHHATLLGEFDGYPMWNWFSNFMGGIRFTNYIADFASANVRVEDKSHPVMNGVSPSFKVDTEEWYTYNKSPRLNVHVLANVDESSYRPDSKFKMGDHPVVWINTKVKAKNVYIFMGHSPDLLMNSDWKRMVSNAILWTAGKGK from the coding sequence ATGATGAAACGCTTGAAATTTGCCATCGCAAGTTTAATATTTCTTTTTGCATCTGCTTTTGCCATTAAAGCGCAACCTGTAATTCACGTTAACCAGGTGGCTTACGATTTAGCAGGACCAAAGCAGGCTGTAATTAGCCTGGAAGGTGGCTCTTTGGAATTAAAAAAGTTTACGTTGATTAATGCTTCTGATCAAAAGATCAGTTTTAGTGCCGCTCTTAAAACCGCAGGCTCTGTTGCGGAATGGTTTCCTGACCGCCAGTTTTATACAGCTGATTTTTCTTCATTTAATAAGCCGGGGAAATATAAAATTGATGTGCTGTTTAAAGGGAAGCATTGTACTTCGGCAAGCTTTGATATTTCAGCCCAGGCACTTGCGGTGAATACCCTGCCCAGCATTATCAATTATTATAAAAAGCAGCGTGCCAACACCCCTCAGGAATTAGAAGCCGATAAAAAGATGTTGCTTTTTGGTAGTGAAAAAAGAGTAGATGTACATGGGGGCTGGGGTGATGCATCGGGAGATATCAGCAAATACTTTTCTCATTTGGCGTATGCAAACTTTATGTCGCCACAACAGATCCCTTTGGTTGTATGGTCAATGGTTAATGCAACCGAGAAGATGCCAGTGCTACTGGATAAACTGAAAATGAAAGAGGATTTGCAAGCGGAAGCGCTATGGGGTGCCGATTACATGATGCGGTCTTTATCTGATGAGGGATATTTTTACATGACTGTATTTAGTTATTTTAAACAGGATGCAAGTGCCCGAAGAATTGTAGGATTGGAAGCGAACAGCGTTACTACAGCAGACTATCAATGTGCATTTAGAGAAGGAGGAGGTATGGCAATTGCTTCGCTGGCCCGCATTTCTTTATGGGGCAGAAATGGTGATTATCAGGCTAATGAATACCTTAAAGCTGCTGAAAGAGCATATGCACATTTGGCTGTAAATAATTTGAAATATACTGATGATGGAAAGGAGAACATTATTGATGACTATTGCGCATTAATGGCCGCTACAGAATTGTGGGTAGCCACAGATAGTTCCTACTATAAAGAAGAAGCACGTAAAAGAGCCTCAAATTTAAGGAATAGAATAACTGATAAGGGATATTTTATAGCCGATGATAAGGACAGACCTTTTTGGCATGCAGCCGATGCTGGGTTACCGGTTGTTGCTTTGGTTCGTTATCTTGATAAGGAACAGGAAACCAAATACAGAACGCAAACACTTGCTGTAATAAAGAAAGCTATAGATGGTAATTTGGAGGTTACCAAATCTGTTAATAACCCCTTTGGATATGCAAGGCAGTACTTTAAACTAAATGGCAAGGTGAAGCAAGGCTTTTTTATACCTCATGAAAATGAAACAGGCTGGTGGTGGCAGGGAGAAAATGCACGCCTGGGTTCCTTAGCTACTGCATCGTTACTTGGTGGTCGACTCATTTACCCTGAAAAAAGCGGTTGGGGGGTAAGAAAAGATATTGAGCTTTATGCCGAACAGCAACTTTCATGGATTTTGGGCAGCAATCCTTACTCTATGTGTTTTATGTATGGCTTTGGACAGAAAAATGTGCCTTATATGGCGAGTTTGTTTGGTCATGGATCTCAAAAGGGAGGGATTTCTAATGGCATTACAGGGAAAGACGGAAATGCCGATGGGAGTGGCATAGATTTTAAAACAGAGGCGGGAGGAAATGAATGGCGGTGGACAGAGCAATGGATACCTCACGCTGCATGGTTTTTACAGGCATTAACGGCAATAGAGACATTAAATGAACCTAAAATTGATAAGCCGCTATTTAAAGTTTTGGCTTTGGCCGAAAATGGAGGTCACCATATTGCTTTTACTAAAGCAGCGCGGCCATGGTTAGATGAATTTGCTAAAAAGCATCACTTTGTAATTGATTATATTGACAATACAAATAAAATAGATAGTACCTTTTTAAAGCAGTATAAGCTTGTTATTCAATTAGATTACCCTCCTTATGCCTGGAAACCAAATGCGGTTAAAGCCTTTGAAGATTATATAGACAATGGGAAGGGTGGATGGCTAGGCTTTCATCATGCTACCTTGCTTGGTGAGTTTGATGGGTATCCTATGTGGAACTGGTTTTCTAATTTTATGGGCGGTATAAGGTTCACGAATTATATTGCTGACTTTGCATCTGCCAATGTAAGGGTAGAGGATAAAAGCCATCCGGTAATGAATGGGGTATCGCCATCATTTAAAGTAGACACAGAAGAATGGTATACTTACAATAAAAGCCCAAGGTTAAATGTGCATGTGCTGGCCAATGTAGATGAATCGAGCTACCGACCGGATTCTAAGTTCAAAATGGGCGACCATCCTGTGGTATGGATAAACACAAAGGTAAAGGCAAAGAATGTTTATATTTTTATGGGGCACTCGCCAGACTTGCTTATGAACAGCGATTGGAAAAGAATGGTAAGCAATGCGATATTATGGACAGCAGGTAAAGGTAAATAG
- a CDS encoding aldose 1-epimerase family protein — MIFLENEHLKASFSSKGAELQSLVSKATGANYLWDGNPEYWGKFSPVLFPVVGALKNGTYLFEGNEYKLPRHGFARDNEFKAEKISDTEAVFTLNQNEEALKVYPFNFTLKLHYKLIGTNLSCTYAVLNPGTNELLFSIGGHPAFAVPTNEKLNYNDYFLEFNKDENLTYYKINGDLIGDETDVIYMNNHSLPLTHQLFYKDALVFKTLKSDTISLKNTNNAHGLSFSFKDFPFFGIWAAKDADFVCLEPWCGIADGINHNQELKDKEGIIVLPAKGNWERTWSVTCF; from the coding sequence ATGATTTTCCTCGAAAACGAACATTTAAAAGCATCTTTTTCAAGTAAAGGTGCTGAACTACAAAGCCTTGTTAGCAAAGCTACAGGCGCAAATTATCTCTGGGATGGTAATCCGGAATATTGGGGCAAATTTAGTCCTGTACTTTTTCCTGTTGTAGGCGCATTAAAGAACGGCACATATCTGTTTGAGGGAAATGAGTATAAACTTCCCAGACATGGCTTTGCAAGAGATAATGAGTTTAAAGCCGAAAAAATAAGCGACACAGAGGCTGTATTTACACTTAATCAAAATGAAGAAGCTTTAAAAGTATACCCCTTTAATTTTACACTTAAACTTCACTATAAGCTTATTGGCACAAATCTTTCCTGCACTTATGCAGTTTTAAATCCTGGCACTAATGAGTTGCTTTTCTCTATAGGTGGCCATCCTGCTTTTGCTGTACCAACCAACGAGAAGCTTAATTACAATGATTACTTTCTAGAGTTTAATAAAGATGAAAACCTTACTTATTATAAAATTAATGGCGATTTAATTGGCGATGAAACAGATGTTATTTACATGAATAATCATTCATTGCCCTTAACTCATCAGCTTTTTTATAAAGATGCGCTGGTATTTAAGACGCTGAAAAGTGATACCATATCTCTAAAGAATACCAATAATGCACATGGCTTGAGTTTTAGTTTTAAAGATTTTCCATTCTTTGGAATCTGGGCTGCTAAGGATGCAGATTTTGTATGCCTGGAGCCATGGTGTGGCATTGCCGATGGAATAAACCACAATCAGGAACTTAAAGATAAAGAAGGAATTATAGTCCTGCCTGCAAAAGGTAATTGGGAACGTACATGGTCTGTAACTTGCTTTTAA
- a CDS encoding PAS domain S-box protein — translation MRPKEKLAKFIGWLLGKPKVIGLCVFLFLLWLISLLVTQRYQIIKETRRLEMASALNVVKQNVQLVLNNGYNTTLSLALTLNDKGVPKNFESVAAKLMESNPDYKVMELLPKGVIKHVYPLEGNESAIDLDLFEKSEESKLMANKSIASKMMYYAGPYQLKQGGMGIVGRLPIYRENKFWGFSAVVIKQEAFFNSIGIYGNKNNNFYFQFSMIDAATRKEEFFLKGNTDFFKEDYQFAVFPTTNWKLYIIPADYGEVPLQILYPLLFGLSLAILSSLLVAQVVKKTTELQNLVSSQQSELISTETKFKTIFDQAAIGIALITPTEGRFLKVNKKLCSILGYEESELLDLSFQDITVPNPQSRKEKNTRALGNGIIKEYKVQKKYQHKEGDVKWCNILETPLWNGNGIPTSHIVIVEDVTDRKAAEKIVLDSQLRIESLINTIDGIVWEANPNTFEFTFISKKVEDILGYTVEEWLSTPTFWADHIHLDDRAWAVEYCTVSTRNNMQHDFEYRMIAKDGKVMWLRDIVNVISEDGKPVLLRGIMIDVGENKQAQDALNHSFNLVTEQNKRLLNFSYIVSHNLRSHTSNIQAITNLIGQSDSEEERTEMIEVLKTVSGLLNETMLNLNKVVNIQTSIDVIKERLSLRNYINKTINILSDQVILTEAVIKNNVAKDVIVEYNPAYLESVLLNFIFNAIRYSHPERKPVVELVSFIEDSQTVLQISDNGIGIDLEKHGKELYGLYKTFNKRPDSKGVGLFITKNQIDAMGGKVTVNSVVDKGTTFKIYFK, via the coding sequence ATGCGTCCCAAAGAAAAATTAGCGAAGTTTATTGGGTGGCTGCTAGGCAAGCCCAAGGTAATTGGTTTATGTGTATTCTTGTTTTTGCTATGGCTGATAAGCCTGCTGGTAACTCAAAGATATCAGATTATTAAGGAGACGAGACGGCTGGAAATGGCCAGTGCACTTAATGTTGTTAAACAGAATGTTCAGCTGGTGTTGAACAATGGCTATAACACTACTTTATCCCTCGCGCTAACTTTAAATGACAAGGGTGTTCCAAAGAATTTTGAGTCTGTTGCTGCTAAATTAATGGAATCTAATCCTGATTATAAGGTGATGGAGTTGTTGCCTAAGGGTGTTATAAAGCATGTATATCCTTTAGAAGGCAATGAGTCGGCAATAGACCTGGATCTGTTCGAAAAATCAGAAGAGTCGAAATTAATGGCCAATAAGTCTATAGCCTCAAAAATGATGTATTATGCTGGCCCTTATCAATTGAAGCAAGGCGGGATGGGAATTGTTGGAAGATTACCTATATATCGTGAAAATAAGTTCTGGGGGTTTTCGGCAGTAGTTATTAAGCAGGAGGCATTTTTTAATAGTATTGGTATTTACGGCAATAAAAACAATAATTTTTACTTTCAGTTTTCGATGATAGATGCCGCTACCCGAAAAGAGGAGTTTTTTTTAAAGGGAAATACAGATTTTTTTAAAGAGGACTATCAGTTTGCAGTTTTTCCTACAACGAATTGGAAGCTTTACATTATCCCCGCCGATTATGGCGAAGTTCCATTACAAATACTTTATCCTTTACTTTTTGGGTTAAGTTTGGCTATTTTATCCAGTTTACTGGTTGCCCAGGTAGTTAAAAAAACTACTGAATTACAGAACCTGGTAAGCAGTCAGCAATCAGAGCTGATAAGTACGGAAACAAAATTTAAAACCATATTTGACCAGGCTGCCATAGGTATAGCCTTAATAACCCCAACTGAGGGAAGGTTTTTAAAGGTAAATAAGAAATTATGCAGTATACTTGGATATGAGGAATCAGAGCTATTAGATTTAAGTTTTCAGGATATAACTGTTCCAAATCCCCAAAGCAGAAAAGAAAAAAATACCAGAGCTTTAGGGAATGGGATAATTAAGGAATATAAAGTTCAAAAAAAGTATCAGCATAAAGAGGGTGATGTAAAATGGTGTAATATTCTGGAAACGCCATTGTGGAACGGTAATGGAATACCTACCAGCCATATTGTAATTGTTGAGGATGTTACCGATCGCAAGGCAGCAGAAAAGATTGTTCTGGACTCTCAGTTAAGAATCGAATCGTTAATTAATACAATTGACGGTATAGTTTGGGAGGCAAATCCAAATACTTTTGAGTTTACATTTATCAGTAAAAAGGTTGAAGATATTTTAGGTTACACTGTTGAGGAATGGCTATCGACCCCTACTTTCTGGGCTGATCATATTCATCTGGACGACAGGGCCTGGGCTGTTGAGTATTGTACGGTTTCTACAAGGAACAACATGCAGCACGATTTTGAGTACAGGATGATTGCAAAGGATGGGAAAGTGATGTGGTTAAGGGATATTGTAAATGTAATCTCCGAAGATGGTAAACCGGTTTTATTGAGAGGAATTATGATTGATGTAGGAGAGAATAAGCAAGCGCAGGATGCTTTAAACCATTCTTTTAACCTGGTTACAGAACAAAATAAAAGGTTGCTTAATTTTTCATATATCGTTTCGCATAACCTTAGGTCACATACTTCCAATATTCAGGCTATTACCAATTTAATTGGGCAAAGTGATTCTGAAGAGGAAAGAACCGAGATGATTGAAGTCCTTAAAACAGTTTCGGGTCTTTTGAATGAAACCATGCTGAATTTGAACAAAGTGGTTAATATCCAGACCAGCATAGATGTAATAAAAGAACGACTTAGTTTAAGGAATTACATTAACAAAACCATTAATATATTGAGCGACCAGGTTATTTTAACTGAAGCAGTTATAAAGAATAATGTGGCTAAGGATGTAATTGTAGAATATAATCCTGCTTATCTGGAAAGTGTTTTGCTGAATTTTATTTTTAATGCAATCAGGTATAGTCATCCTGAAAGAAAGCCGGTTGTTGAATTGGTCTCATTTATCGAAGATTCACAAACTGTTTTACAGATTTCTGATAATGGAATTGGAATAGATCTGGAAAAGCATGGTAAGGAGCTTTATGGGCTATATAAAACCTTTAATAAAAGGCCCGACTCGAAAGGAGTAGGGCTTTTTATTACAAAGAATCAGATTGATGCCATGGGAGGCAAAGTAACCGTAAACAGTGTAGTGGATAAAGGCACAACATTTAAAATATATTTTAAATAG
- a CDS encoding TonB-dependent receptor → MPIAKRFVPILLLFICFCQFAFSQNKFTISGVVTDEGTGETLIGASIILTGTEATGTVTNAYGFYSLSALEGVYELSVSFIGYKTLKQSITISKNVRQSFVLPTDNQLNEVVISADKRDGNVSSPQMGLQKINIREINNVPVLLGERDVLKTLQLLPGIKSAGEGNSGFYVRGGSTDQNLILLDEAPVYNASHLLGFFSTFNSDAIKDLSVYKGGMPAQYGGRLASVLDIKMNDGNRKDYTAEGGIGLISSRLKVEGPIVKDKGSFMVSARRTYLDAFLALSPDSAISGNTLYFYDVNAKANYELDDKNTLYLSGYFGRDKLGITDAFGFNWGNATFTLRWNHLYSDRLFSNTSLIYSNYNYVIQNLMEENNFEVNSSIKDFNLKEDFEYSLSSSHSLKLGLNAIHHTIAPGKLTASDASSVNATTYENRKGLELAAYLSDEWAVNDKMNLVYGLRLSGFSLLGPGNFKTYDEDGNTTGTTSYNAGEVVKTYFNLEPRISASYQLGSASSLKAAYTRNVQNIHLMSNSTSTSPTDLYIMNSNNVKPEIADQIAAGYFRNFGDNNYEFSAELYYKWMQNQIEYRSGTDLRGNGNVEADLLYGDGKAYGIELFLKKRFGKFNGWIGYTWSRTQRQFDAINEGKWFYAKQDRTHDLSLVGIYKAGARWTFSSVFVYNTGNAVTYPSGKYQINGRTAFYYTEKNGYRTPAYHRLDVSATLEGKPGRKLQSSWSFGIYNVYNRQNAFAIDFRDNPDDVSKTEVVRTTLFGLIPSVTWNFKF, encoded by the coding sequence ATGCCAATAGCGAAGAGATTTGTACCGATACTTTTATTATTTATATGTTTTTGTCAATTTGCTTTTTCTCAGAATAAATTTACAATTAGTGGTGTAGTTACCGACGAAGGGACTGGAGAAACCTTAATTGGTGCCAGTATTATACTTACGGGTACCGAGGCAACCGGTACTGTAACTAATGCATATGGGTTTTATTCTTTAAGTGCATTGGAAGGAGTATATGAACTTTCTGTAAGTTTTATTGGCTATAAAACATTAAAACAATCTATAACCATCTCAAAGAACGTTAGACAGAGTTTTGTGCTCCCGACTGATAATCAGTTAAATGAAGTGGTTATTTCAGCTGATAAAAGAGATGGTAATGTAAGTAGTCCGCAAATGGGGCTTCAGAAAATCAATATCAGAGAGATCAATAATGTACCGGTATTACTTGGAGAACGTGATGTGCTCAAGACCTTGCAGTTACTACCAGGAATTAAATCGGCAGGAGAGGGAAATAGCGGATTTTACGTAAGGGGTGGGTCTACAGATCAGAACCTGATACTACTGGATGAAGCTCCTGTATATAATGCTTCGCATCTGCTTGGCTTTTTCTCTACTTTTAATTCTGATGCTATTAAAGATTTAAGTGTTTATAAAGGGGGCATGCCGGCACAATACGGAGGCAGATTAGCTTCGGTGCTGGATATTAAGATGAATGATGGAAACCGTAAGGATTATACTGCCGAAGGGGGAATTGGTCTGATCTCATCAAGATTAAAAGTAGAAGGGCCAATTGTTAAAGATAAGGGCTCATTTATGGTTAGTGCCCGCAGAACCTATCTGGATGCCTTTTTAGCATTATCACCTGATAGTGCAATAAGTGGTAACACGCTGTATTTTTATGATGTAAACGCTAAAGCCAATTATGAGTTGGACGATAAAAATACACTGTACTTATCGGGCTATTTTGGGCGTGATAAACTTGGCATTACAGATGCATTTGGCTTTAATTGGGGTAATGCTACGTTTACCCTCCGATGGAACCATTTGTATAGCGACCGGCTGTTTTCAAATACTTCTCTGATATACAGTAATTATAATTATGTGATTCAAAATCTAATGGAAGAGAACAACTTCGAAGTAAATTCATCTATTAAGGATTTTAATTTAAAAGAGGATTTTGAATATAGCTTAAGCAGCTCGCACAGTTTAAAGCTTGGCTTAAATGCCATTCATCATACAATTGCACCAGGTAAACTTACAGCAAGTGACGCATCGAGTGTTAATGCAACTACTTACGAAAACCGTAAGGGGCTGGAACTTGCAGCATACTTATCTGACGAGTGGGCGGTAAACGATAAAATGAACCTGGTTTACGGACTTAGGTTAAGTGGTTTCTCTTTATTAGGCCCCGGCAATTTTAAAACTTATGATGAAGATGGAAATACAACCGGAACAACCTCTTATAATGCGGGCGAAGTGGTTAAAACCTACTTTAATCTGGAACCGAGAATTTCTGCAAGCTATCAGTTAGGCTCTGCAAGTTCATTAAAAGCCGCATATACCAGGAATGTTCAAAATATACACCTGATGTCTAATTCAACATCAACTTCTCCAACTGATCTTTACATTATGAACAGCAATAATGTGAAGCCGGAAATTGCGGATCAGATAGCAGCAGGATATTTCAGAAACTTTGGTGATAACAACTATGAGTTTTCTGCAGAGTTGTATTATAAATGGATGCAAAACCAAATTGAGTACAGAAGCGGAACCGATTTAAGAGGTAATGGTAATGTAGAAGCCGATTTGTTGTATGGCGATGGTAAAGCATATGGTATAGAGCTTTTTTTGAAGAAAAGATTTGGCAAGTTTAATGGATGGATTGGCTATACGTGGTCGAGAACACAACGTCAGTTTGATGCTATAAACGAAGGGAAATGGTTTTATGCAAAGCAAGACAGAACACATGACTTATCATTGGTTGGTATTTATAAAGCAGGCGCCAGGTGGACTTTCTCTTCTGTTTTTGTTTACAATACAGGAAATGCAGTTACCTATCCAAGTGGAAAATATCAGATAAATGGACGTACTGCATTTTATTATACAGAAAAAAATGGCTACCGTACACCTGCTTATCATCGCCTTGATGTTTCTGCTACCCTTGAAGGAAAGCCGGGAAGGAAGCTCCAGTCGAGCTGGTCGTTTGGTATCTACAATGTGTATAACAGGCAAAATGCATTTGCAATTGATTTTAGAGATAACCCGGATGATGTTTCAAAAACAGAAGTGGTGCGTACCACTTTGTTTGGCCTGATTCCATCGGTAACCTGGAATTTTAAATTCTAA
- a CDS encoding DUF4249 domain-containing protein produces the protein MKKRSIPIVLFVLAILSVLPGCEKVIDLKLDNAQPQLVIYGGLSDRLDNHLVTVSKTYDFTDANRFNGVNGAKVLLKNEEGTIMEYVEVSKGVYQSPKFRGQSGRKYTLDVTFEGKTYTASSTMPGKVPLDSLTFKDFSFFGTKNTYVAANYNDPKGVQNQYRYILTIKGKVQDDAVSEDRFDDGNKISNVIFYDLKDLVHGDTINVEFQCIDRNVYKYFYSLEQNAGGGGPPVAPANPPSNFNNKALGVFNAYSVSKKTVVIK, from the coding sequence ATGAAAAAGAGAAGCATACCAATAGTTCTGTTTGTTTTAGCGATTTTAAGTGTACTGCCTGGCTGTGAAAAGGTTATTGATTTAAAGCTAGACAATGCACAGCCACAGTTGGTAATATATGGCGGGTTAAGTGACAGATTAGATAACCATTTGGTAACAGTTTCTAAAACATATGATTTTACCGATGCCAACAGGTTTAATGGAGTTAATGGTGCAAAAGTGCTTTTAAAAAATGAAGAAGGCACCATAATGGAATATGTTGAGGTGTCAAAAGGGGTATACCAGAGCCCTAAATTTAGAGGACAGTCTGGCAGGAAATATACATTAGATGTTACATTTGAGGGTAAAACTTATACCGCCAGTTCTACTATGCCCGGTAAAGTTCCTTTGGATTCTTTAACCTTTAAAGACTTTAGCTTTTTTGGTACAAAAAACACTTATGTAGCCGCTAATTATAACGACCCTAAGGGTGTACAAAACCAATACAGGTATATTTTAACCATTAAAGGTAAGGTACAGGATGATGCTGTAAGTGAAGATAGGTTTGATGATGGCAATAAAATATCGAATGTGATATTTTACGACCTAAAGGATCTTGTGCATGGTGATACAATTAATGTTGAGTTTCAATGCATAGATAGAAACGTTTATAAGTACTTTTACAGTTTAGAACAAAATGCCGGTGGTGGCGGGCCTCCGGTTGCCCCGGCCAATCCGCCATCTAATTTTAATAATAAGGCACTGGGTGTTTTTAATGCATACTCAGTCAGCAAAAAAACCGTTGTAATTAAATAA
- a CDS encoding MlaD family protein, producing MQATDIRRKIIVGAFILLGIAIFILGVFTLGSQKKAFVKSFTVDVVFNDIQGLKTGNNVWFSGVKIGTIKKIQFYGTSQVQVFLNIEEEAHKYIHKDASASISSDGLIGNKIIVITGGTPKFPFVEDGDRLRVNTTLSTDDIMKTFQVNNKNLVDVTSDFKILAKSLVEGKGTAGALLTDEQIASDFKAIVVNLKNTTASANKMATELDKFTKTLNTKGGLADKLLTDTAVFAKLQASVNELQKTAGSAAALTENLNKASGKLTQTDNAVGVLLNDQQTAEQVKSIMKNMETSSKKLDENLEALQHNFLLRGFFKKKAKAEAAAAETKKE from the coding sequence ATGCAGGCAACAGACATACGCCGTAAAATTATAGTTGGAGCGTTTATTCTCCTTGGCATAGCGATATTTATTTTAGGGGTTTTTACATTAGGAAGTCAGAAGAAAGCATTCGTAAAAAGCTTTACTGTTGATGTTGTTTTCAACGATATTCAGGGGCTTAAAACCGGTAATAACGTATGGTTTTCGGGTGTAAAAATAGGGACCATAAAAAAAATCCAGTTTTATGGAACTTCACAGGTACAGGTTTTCTTAAACATCGAAGAAGAAGCACATAAATACATTCATAAAGATGCATCGGCTAGTATCAGTTCCGACGGTTTAATTGGAAATAAGATCATTGTAATTACTGGTGGAACACCAAAATTCCCTTTCGTTGAAGATGGTGACAGACTTCGGGTGAATACCACTTTATCAACAGATGATATTATGAAAACATTCCAGGTAAATAACAAAAACCTGGTTGATGTAACGTCTGATTTTAAAATTCTGGCAAAAAGCCTTGTTGAGGGAAAAGGAACAGCAGGAGCTTTGCTAACTGACGAGCAGATTGCTTCGGATTTTAAAGCGATAGTGGTAAACTTAAAAAATACAACAGCATCTGCAAATAAGATGGCTACAGAATTGGATAAATTCACAAAAACACTAAATACCAAAGGTGGCTTAGCCGACAAATTACTCACCGATACTGCCGTTTTTGCCAAACTTCAGGCATCTGTAAATGAATTACAAAAAACTGCAGGCTCAGCGGCTGCACTTACTGAGAACCTGAATAAAGCTTCGGGGAAATTAACCCAAACAGACAATGCTGTTGGCGTATTACTAAATGATCAGCAAACTGCAGAACAGGTAAAATCTATTATGAAAAATATGGAAACCAGCAGTAAAAAGCTTGATGAGAACCTAGAAGCGCTACAACATAACTTTTTATTAAGGGGATTCTTTAAAAAGAAAGCTAAAGCAGAGGCCGCTGCTGCAGAAACTAAAAAGGAATAA
- a CDS encoding sensor histidine kinase, protein MAIESSQSKFSIEDERIKALHRYEILDTPPDGSFDKLTKLAAKLFDVPIVIISIVDKDRIWFKSKYGVDIEEVSREVGLCANAVLSDGLYTNKDTLMTLGGVDLKFYAALPLKTIDNFNLGAFCILDKEPRTFGPEQEAILCDLRDIVMDQIELKLASRLAGVQTNQILNTTAHDLKNPLTTIPVRADLIKLKKNDPELVDKMCEQIKTASLNMVRIIDELLLSGTAEAGKVQLLFIKLNLSSLVNNVISMNLPLAERKNQSLKFVAEDEVILIGDEGKLSEILDNLINNAIKYSPVNTSIEVRVKKLEGRVLIKVKDEGQGLTDDDKNKLYQRFTRLSAQPTGGENSTGLGLSIVRVLVEAHGGRIWAESDGHDKGSTFIVELPLQD, encoded by the coding sequence ATGGCCATAGAATCAAGTCAAAGTAAATTCTCAATTGAGGATGAACGAATAAAAGCCTTACACAGGTATGAAATTCTGGATACCCCGCCCGATGGTTCTTTTGATAAGCTAACTAAATTAGCTGCCAAGCTGTTTGATGTTCCTATAGTTATAATAAGTATAGTTGACAAAGACCGAATCTGGTTTAAATCAAAGTATGGTGTTGATATTGAAGAGGTAAGCCGCGAAGTTGGGCTGTGTGCAAATGCTGTTTTATCTGATGGCCTTTACACTAATAAGGATACTTTAATGACGCTTGGTGGGGTAGATTTGAAATTTTATGCAGCACTTCCGCTAAAAACAATAGATAACTTTAACCTTGGAGCGTTTTGTATTCTCGATAAGGAACCCAGAACATTTGGACCTGAACAGGAAGCAATTTTATGCGATTTAAGAGATATAGTTATGGATCAGATCGAGTTAAAACTTGCATCGAGGCTTGCTGGGGTGCAAACCAATCAGATTTTAAATACAACAGCCCATGATCTAAAGAATCCGCTGACTACCATACCAGTGCGCGCTGATTTAATAAAGTTAAAAAAGAATGATCCGGAATTGGTGGATAAGATGTGCGAACAGATAAAAACGGCCAGTCTAAATATGGTTCGTATTATTGATGAATTACTGCTTTCTGGCACTGCAGAAGCCGGGAAAGTACAATTGTTGTTCATTAAGCTGAATTTATCGTCGCTGGTTAACAATGTGATTTCTATGAATTTGCCGCTGGCAGAAAGAAAGAATCAAAGTTTAAAATTTGTTGCTGAAGATGAAGTAATCTTAATCGGAGATGAGGGTAAATTGTCGGAGATATTGGACAACCTTATTAATAACGCCATCAAGTATTCACCAGTTAATACGAGTATAGAAGTTCGTGTTAAGAAATTGGAAGGCAGGGTTCTGATAAAAGTAAAAGATGAGGGGCAAGGTCTTACGGATGATGACAAAAATAAGCTATATCAACGTTTTACTAGATTAAGTGCACAACCTACCGGTGGCGAAAACTCAACAGGTTTAGGCCTTTCTATTGTAAGGGTTCTAGTTGAAGCACACGGCGGCAGAATATGGGCAGAAAGTGATGGTCATGATAAGGGATCAACATTTATAGTTGAACTCCCTTTGCAGGATTAA